A single window of Channa argus isolate prfri chromosome 12, Channa argus male v1.0, whole genome shotgun sequence DNA harbors:
- the LOC137137057 gene encoding tryptase gamma-like has protein sequence MASLQKDGHHVCGGTLVNEDFVLSSADCFSSSATASDWTVVLGRLKQNGSNPFEVKLNVTDITLSNHTGPNEAALHLATPAPLSDSILPICVDTGRNFSVGSTCWVAGWSSGAGGVEQVLQEFQTSVVDCEDTSSDSICTEALTLEQGFSGGPLMCRQDGSWFLAGVLVADNKLTSGPQAVQAKSIDVYMLLIFKKQR, from the exons ATGGCGAGTCTACAGAAGGATGGACATcatgtgtgtggtgggactCTGGTGAACGAGGACTTTGTGCTGAGCAGTGCCGACTGTTTCTCAAG TTCAGCCACAGCATCTGATTGGACCGTGGTCCTGGGTCGTCTGAAACAGAACGGCTCCAACCCCTTTGAGGTGAAACTgaatgtgacagacatcactctGAGCAACCACACTGGGCCTAATGAAGCAGCGCTGCATCTGGCGACCCCCGCCCCCCTGTCCGACTCCATCCTGCCCATCTGTGTGGACACCGGACGAAACTTCAGTGTGGGCTCCACGTGCTGGGTTGCAGGCTGGAGCTCCGGGGCAGGAGGGG TGGAACAAGTTCTGCAGGAATTCCAGACCTCTGTGGTGGACTGTGAGGACACATCGAGTGACAGCATTTGTACAGAAGCTTTGACACTGGAGCAG GGGTTTTCTGGAGGTCCGTTGATGTGTCGGCAGGATGGTTCTTGGTTCCTGGCAGGAGTGTTAGTAGCTGACAACAAACTCACCAGTGGACCACAAGCAGTACAAGCGAAGTCAATTGACGTATATATGCTTTTGATCTTTAAGAAACAAAGATAA